GGCCTTTGGGGTATGTCTCATCCAAATTAATTCGCTCAAAGGTAAGAGTCTCCCGAGAGGAGGGCTCTGGGCCCCTGAGTCGCAGTCCCTGGGCCTTCGGCAGGGCTCAGAGCCTCCCTGGACCAGGGTGCCTGAGCCTCCCTGGggcgtgggggcgggggtggaacGGCCCCACGTGCAAGGAGAGATAGTAACTGATTCAGCCAAGGACTTATTCTCATCTTGGAGCTTGAACAGCCAGGAGAAATTCGCCTCTCCCCGTGGGAGCCAGTCTGCCATCCTCCGCTTGGCGGAAGGCGGGGGAAGCCGCGCTCCCCTCCTGTCAGGCTCACACTGCCCTGCAGCCTCAGGACTGGCTAAAGAGAAGGGATGATCGGCCCTGCCGTGGTTGGGACATTAACCCCCGAGAAAACTCAGGATTGAGGCCAacagtaaaattaatattaaaacagAGTgtttgggtcttccctggtggcacagtggttaagaatccgcctgccaatgcaggcgacgcgggttcgagccctggtctgggaagatcccacatgccgcggagcaacgaaacctgtgcgccacaactactgagcctgcgctctagagcccgcgagccacaactactgagcccgcgtgccacaactactgaagcccacgtgcctagagcccgtgctccacaacaaagagaagccaccacatgagaagcccgcgcactgcaacgaagacccaatgcagccaaaaataaataaatttataattaaaaaaacaaaacaaaatcagaggGTTCCCCAAACATCCCAGATCCTGGTACAGAAACTGCTagaagggacctccctggtggcccagtgggtaagactctgtgctcccaatgcagggggcccgggttcgatccctggtcgggaaaccaGATCCTGCGTGCGTGCTGCAGCTGAAAGGTCCTACGTGCCGCGACAAAGATCACGAGCGCCggactaagacctggtgcagcctaaatcaataaatcaatgtttaaaaaagcaaacagaaacccCTAGAGATCTACCCCTCACACAGGGAGAGGAGAAGTTGGACACCTCTCAAGCCTGTTTGTGTTCACCAGGGCCCACGCCCCTCCTTTGGGAACCACATTAGGGGGACTTGAAAGGCAAAACCAAGGGGGACGGGACTGGAAGAGCCTGGACAGCCTGGACACTCAACCAGCGATGCTCGCCTGGGAGCAGGGCTACGGCAGCACTGATCCACCTGGAGCCTCCCTGAGGATCCCAGCAGAGAAATCCCCGAGAAGGGTTACACTCCGAGGACAAAGCAACAGGCTCTGAGTGAACCCAACACCTGGCAAGCAGGGAGTCTAGCAGGGCTTCCAGCGATGGGGCAGGGGACCACGGCAAGGCAGTCTTGCACACAAGACTGATCATCCAAGAGAAGCCTGCACTCCAACTGGCCTGCTACAGGGAGGAGTACGGGCTCCCAGGCCTAAGAAGCCCAGGCATCACGGAGGTGTCGCGAGAAGAGGGGGGGTGCTGCCTGCCCGAGCCCTCATCTGAGGCTGGGCTCTCCTTTCCAGTGGGCGTCACTGTGGGGGTTGCCACTAGCCTGCCcagctgtgctctgcagtgggacaAGCGTGTGCCTGGTGGGGGAAATGGGCATCCAATGCTCACCCAGCTTCTGGCTCCTCGGCTGCAAGCAGTGGGGGCCAGGCTTGCTTCTGCCCATGGGGGCTGCCACTGAGGTCCGCCAGGCTCCTGCTGAGCCCAGGCCCAGACCCAGACCAAGTCGGGCGGCTGTGAGGGTGCTCCTCGTGGGCCCCACCTGCAGCCATGGAAGCTGAGGAGGGACCCCCAGGCCTGGGAGCTGGAGCCCCCTTGATGGGTGACAGGCTGAAGAGCCCCCTGAGGACATTCCCCCCAACCTCCCTTCCTCCCGTCCTCCTCTCCTTCGCGGGCGTCTGACAGCCTCCTGGCCTCTCCAGCGTGTGCCCCGATATATTTCTTGTAGCTTAATCCAGTTTGGGCATCTGCTTTGGAGAAGCCGAACCAATACCCCAAACCATGCCCCTGGCTTCACACAGACCAGTGCCCTCGGCCCGAGCCTCCCCTGCCCTGGGAATGACCTACGAGGAGACCCCAACCCCTTCCTGCTGAGCCCCGGCCCCATTGGCTCGGCATGCGTAGGCCCAAAGCACAGCTTCTCAGCTCAGGGTGGAACCTGCCTGGCCTTCCGCCCACCCCGGAGCTGACCCAAACTCCTGGCTACGTGCTGTCTTCCTTGTAATCTCAGCCCCAGCCTGATCTCGGACCAGGCCCAGCGCATCAGAACCCAGCCTTGGCCCAGACCCAGGCCCCAGACAGACGCTGAACCCCTAGGATCCGTGTGTTTATTTTAAACGCTTTCCACAGGGATGGGCAGGACCCCAGCCTCCAAGAGGCTGTGTGAGTTGAGGCCTCCTGCTCTGAGGAGGCAGCATTGGGGGGGCCCTGAAAGGGCAAGAGGACACCTCAAGGTGGGCACTCCAGGTGGAGGAAGCCGCCCGTCCAGGGTCTGGATGGATTGGGTCACGGCCTCGGAGCCGTCCTGAGGGCCCTCTTCCCCACATGTCCAGTCACGCCTCCATTCACCCCTGAGCAGGGTGCTGGGGTGCCGGCGCGACAGCTCAGCCTAGTGGGGTGCGAATGCTGGCAGCCCACACCTGAGCCCGCAGGTGTCATCTCGGGTCCGTGCTGTCCAGTGGGGAGGTCGGGGACAGCTTCCGGAGAAGGCCCAGGTGGGGTCTGACACGGTAAgtgcgggggaggggcaggaacgGGGCCAGGCTGTGGGGCAGCGGGTGTGGACAGGAGGACAGATCAGTGCTTCTTGGCCAGGAACCTCAGAACCTCAGGCCAGGACATGGCCAGCCAGGAGTGGAGCACGTGACAAGGAGTGATGGGCTGCTGGGGCGGCCGGGAGGGCCCAGGCAGAGGGCGGCCTATCACGGCGCCGGCTCCCAGGGCTGTGTCAGCTTCACAGTGGCCCCCACCAGGCCTCGGCCCGGGAGGTCAGGTGTCATCCAGGCAGGGGGCTGAGGGGGGACAGATGGACTCAGGGGTGTACGAGGCAAGAGGCTGAGGGCGAAATGGTGCTCCGTCAGAAGGTGCGTGCCCCCTCTAGGTCGTAGGGCTGTCTGGGGGGGTGAGCTCCCGGAGAGGGGTCTTTGTGTGCAACAGGCCTTGCGTGGCTCCGGGGGGCAGGCATTGGTGCCCAGCACCGAGCCCAGGGTGCCCCTCAAGGGGGGGCCTCTTCTGCAGATGTGCCCCTGCTAAGACTGGCCGCAGAGCGGTGGGGGGCGGGCCAGTCGGGCTCAGCCTGGTCCTAAGCAGCCCCAGGGGCCAGCGGGGCTCTGGTGGTGCTGGAACGGGCTGTCTCTGTAGACTGGTGGGGGCCGGGCAGGGTGGGCGCGGCGCCGGCCCGGGCAGGGAAGGCGCAGGAGGCACCCACGGCAGGGAGGGTGCTGCGCCTGAGCCCGCAGCACCACCTGCTGGGTGGACGCTTGTGCCGCTGCCACCACAGTGGGCTCAGGGTCACTCTGCAGCTGCCCCAGGTCTGTGGGGGACAGGGCAGTTCATGGCGCGGGagggccccagggccccagctcTCCATCCACCCATTCCCATCCGCTCCACCCTAGCGCCCACCACCTTTCCGGAACCCCATGCCCCGGTGAGTCGGGTCCTCACCCTGGAACAGATTGTCTAGCAGGTCCTGGTTGATGCGGCGGGGGCTTGAGTGATGGACCAGGAAGCCTGGACCAAAGCAAACCCTGAGTGCTGGCCCCCTGCCCAcagcagggaggggctggcccAGCTCCCAGAGCCCTAGGTGCAAGGGACAGTGTGACACCAGGACTGCCTTACCCACGAGCACCACAGCTGCCCAGCGCAGGGAGTCCTGTGGTCTCCGCAGGTAGCCCTGGGTCTGGCTCAGGAAGCGGGGCACGTGACTCGGGTACCCCTAAACCTGGGGACAGAAGGGCTCATAGCAGGACAGGAGGGCCAATTCTGCATGGGAAGGAGGCCGCAGAGGTGAGTCCAGGGGCTGAGGGCCCTGGGGATCCCCCGGGACATGGCATCAGGACCTGAGGCTTTAGACCTGCCACCACCTTGACTGCAAGGGTGGGAAGGCTCAGTTTGGGGGGAGTGGCCCTGGTGTATATTGGACCAAGCGGGCAGCTGACCATATACCCCATCATTGTCACTGTCCTCCCCCAACTGACCAGGCGGTGGCAGATGCAGCTTAGGGCCTCAGGGCTGTTGCAGTGGGCCACGGTGACCATCTCCTCCAGTAGGCCCCAGCGCAGGGCCTGGTCACAGAGGGTCAGGGTCCACTCTGAGCTCTGGAACAGGGGAAGGCAGCAAGGTTAGGAGCCCAGAAAGTGGCAAGAAATGGCCTGGGAGGGGGGAGGTGGCCAGGATGAGGGGTGGAGGTGCAGGCGGCCCAGAAAAGACCAGGAACCTGGCTGCGCATGTCACCTGCAGCTGAGGTCCTGGGAGAAGTCCCCGACCTGTAATCTTTGGAGAGGCAGCTGTCGTGggaatgggtggggctggatggAGACAGCCCTGGGACAGTCTTGGGGGGACTGACCTCATTGGTGTCCCGGCTGGGGTCATACAGTCGCAACAGCAGCGGCACGAGACTCTGCAGCACCAGCTTCCGCAGGGGGCCGCGGAGTCCCACCCGGAGCCCGCCCCAGCCGCGCCGCACCAGCGTCCCGAGGAGCCCGACCGCCGAGGCGCGGACCGCGTCCCGGGCCTGCATAGCAGGGCGCGGTCAGGGCGGAGCCAGCAGAGAGAGGGTGTCCGGAGGGCTGCCGTCTGGGGGCGTGATCTGGGGGCCAGGAgccccctggttggggaaccctGGGAGAgcccggggagggggtggtgacggcgggaggggcggggccggaggGGCGGGCTCACGTCTTCCACAAGCGGTGGGAGGAGCGGTCCCAGCTCCGCGCCCAGGAGCCGCACCGGCGCCCGCGGCCGCATCAGGACCCTCCGCAGCGTCCCCAGTGCGGCGCCCACGAGCCGCGCGCCACCCTCGCCCAGGGCGCCCAGGAGCGCGGGCAGCAGCGTGCTCACGTGACGCACCTGCAGGGACGGGGACTCGTGGGAGACCCCGCCCAGACCCCGCCCAGTCCTGCCCCTCACCTTCCTGCGGTTCAGCGCCAGGTGGCCgaggcccagcaggcccagccaGTGCACGGTGGGCTCGGGGTCGCCCTGCCAAGCGCAGAGCCGGTCCAGGATGACCTCCTCCCGCAGAAGCCGTGTGGTGGGCCGGCTCTGCAACAACTGGGCGGGGGGACACAGGGTCAGCACGCTCGCGTTCCCGTGCCGGCCCGGCCGCTTAGGGGCCAAGTCCATGGTCACCCCTCACCACCCATCCTGGAAGCGGGCTCACTCCGCTGAAGAAGGCCATAGCCGTGAGGCGCTGTGCGTCTTCCGCGCTGCGCAGCTGGGGCAGCAAGTCCGCGAACAGGCCTCGCAGGTGGTGGTCGGCGTGCGCCACCATGGCACTGTGATGAGGCGGAAGTGGGAGCTCTCCCTCTGCGTCCGGCCTCGCCCCTCACGAAGCCTCTACCCAACAACCCCCATGCCCCTGCCTCTTATCCCACACCCCTGCCCTGCACCTGGCCAGCAGCAGGACACCCTCCAGGTGGGTGTGGGCTCCCACCAGTCTTCTCCAGCGTCCAGCCTGCTCCATGCACGTGACCACCATGCAGCAGCTATCCCCAGTGAACAGGGCCTTCAAGGCCTCCACTGTGCAGCTGGGGGGGGGCAGCAGACGAATGGGCAGTGAGGGCCAGGAGGGCACTGGCCCAGCCCTCACTCCCCCCGGTGTGCACCCCTCACCTGGCGTGGCTGTATGGTAGCCCTTGGTGGGATGGGGCCCAAACCTTGGGGATGTCAGTGGGGCATGGGTCCCGGGCCAGCTCATGTAGCTGTGTGACCAGCACAAGGAGAAGATGCGGGTAGAAGCCCTGCGTGGCACCCACGCAGCCTGACACAGCCAGCATCTCCCCAAGGGCACGAGTGGCCTATGGAACAAGGGGCTCATTCAGGCTCAGACACTGCAGACAGGGCGAGGACAAAGCCTCTATGCTTGAGAGACGTTATGGATGGGTGTGACTCAGGTGAGAGCCTGCTGATCCCAAACCCCTGAGCCCAGACGCTCCTGTCCCCTtgggccagggccaggggagTCCCTGGCAATACCACCTACCACCAGTGCCTCCAGCTGGCATCTGGCCGAGCCCTTTAGcacccacagcagctgcaccagcaCCTGCCCATTCACGCGCTGGTTCTGGCTCAGGCCACGCCAAAGCTCGGCTGCCGCCCTGGGGGCACGGGGCGTGTGAGCCAGGGCCTGGCGCTGGGATGAGGGGCGTCTCCAGGTCAGGGAGGCGGCCACTGGGACTCcagcaggaggaggggcaggtaATCAACCCCGCAAtcccagagaaacaaaataagtGGCATCTGTGCAGAGACCACAACGGAGCCAAGTCTGCAGGATCAGCTGCCCGGCGGGACCACGCAGACCCTGTTTGGCCAGTAGCGGTGAGACAGGCCTGGCATCACGAACAATCACCGTGGAGAGTAAAGCCACAGGTAGCTCTCCTGGGGCAGACTCACCAAAGAGCCATGGGCACCGGGGTGCAGCAGCCACCTGGCTTGCTCGGAAGCACACCCCGCCGGGCTGGGCTGCAGGAGAGGCCTGGAGAGAGAAGGCAGGCCCCAAGCCTGGAAGCCAGCCCTGAGGACCCTCAGTGGGTGAGAGGCAGGAGTGGAAGGCAGGGAAGGCCCTGCCCCGCTGTGACCCACCCCACCCTGGGCCAGTCTCCACAACAAGCCGGAAAGGGGAGGGAAGCTGCGTCGGGCCGCGGGGGGGATGCGGCGtctggcggggcggggcgggttACCGGTCCGGGGACAGTGAGCACGGCAGCAGCGCACACACCACAGCCCGACAGTGCTCCAGGGCCAGTGTGCTCAGCACCTGCAGGGCCGCCCGCTGGGGCCTCCACTCTGCCAGGCTAGGCACCTGTGCCAGCGGCCCTCGCACAAGGCCGTGCACCTGGCGTGGAGGGGCGGACGTCAGTGGTCCAGTCTCCGTGACCCCTGCACGTTACCCTCAGTACCCTGACCAAGCAGCTGCGGCCTGAAGGGGGCTGCTCCCTCTAGCCCCCAACCCTGGAGGGGACCAGGCAGGAGACTc
The sequence above is a segment of the Globicephala melas chromosome 17, mGloMel1.2, whole genome shotgun sequence genome. Coding sequences within it:
- the MROH6 gene encoding LOW QUALITY PROTEIN: maestro heat-like repeat-containing protein family member 6 (The sequence of the model RefSeq protein was modified relative to this genomic sequence to represent the inferred CDS: substituted 1 base at 1 genomic stop codon); translated protein: MAGGARDWAQGAPVGALTLTALAEGIRASQGQPPGPPSTGPQPEPELERGVEPGRAAAISPAGSEPFSQPPTQEPVPEGPGLHLTPQSSLEEGALADLASYTAACLDEAGFAGTQATALTLSSALEAWGEWLEDQVHGLVRGPLAQVPSLAEWRPQRAALQVLSTLALEHCRAVVCALLPCSLSPDRAAAELWRGLSQNQRVNGQVLVQLLWVLKGSARCQLEALVATRALGEMLAVSGCVGATQGFYPHLLLVLVTQLHELARDPCPTDIPKVWAPSHQGLPYSHASCTVEALKALFTGDSCCMVVTCMEQAGRWRRLVGAHTHLEGVLLLASAMVAHADHHLRGLFADLLPQLRSAEDAQRLTAMAFFSGLLQSRPTTRLLREEVILDRLCAWQGDPEPTVHWLGLLGLGHLALNRRKVRHVSTLLPALLGALGEGGARLVGAALGTLRRVLMRPRAPVRLLGAELGPLLPPLVEDARDAVRASAVGLLGTLVRRGWGGLRVGLRGPLRKLVLQSLVPLLLRLYDPSRDTNESSEWTLTLCDQALRWGLLEEMVTVAHCNSPEALSCICHRLVXGYPSHVPRFLSQTQGYLRRPQDSLRWAAVVLVGFLVHHSSPRRINQDLLDNLFQDLGQLQSDPEPTVVAAAQASTQQVVLRAQAQHPPCRGCLLRLPCPGRRRAHPARPPPVYRDSPFQHHQSPAGPWGCLGPG